The Plasmodium brasilianum strain Bolivian I chromosome 14, whole genome shotgun sequence genome contains a region encoding:
- a CDS encoding histone chaperone ASF1, giving the protein MSEVNVTKVIVNNPICDILDPFVFTIEFEALNKLEADLEWKIFYISAVNNEGESNQDIELDNIFLGPIERGVMMFDYAVNPPDYKNMDIDSVLGLQAILISANYKEKEFIRIAYYMNSFYKDVELREKPPAVPQYDKICRHIFVENPRIVKFSICWNSGEKDDFKEFDKDNEKIELFNCSKVNEQNESNSNVTNQSTQDNILISNINHNENSNYASSNTNSNDGYGNTISNNGNNNSIQNIFFHNDVINNNFNDNNFLKNNQLPTDLDKCEIFNANINGISRITIDNKNL; this is encoded by the exons atgtctgAAGTAAATGTAACAAAAGTAATAGTGAATAATCCAATATGTGATATACTAGACCCATTTGTTTTCACTATTGAGTTTGAAGCTTTAAACAAATTAGAAGCCGATCTTGaatggaaaattttttacatttcagCTGTTAATAATGAAGGGGAGAGTAATCAAGATATTGAACTAGATAACATTTTCTTGGGGCCAATCGAAAGAGGAGTAATGATGTTTGATTATGCAGTTAACCCTCCggattataaaaat ATGGATATAGATAGTGTGTTAGGTCTACAAGCAATACTTATTTCGGCTAACTACAAAGAGAAGGAATTCATCAGAATTGCATATTACATGAATTCGTTTTACAAAGATGTGGAATTAAGGGAAAAACCACCAGCTGTGCCACAATACGATAAAATATGTCGACACATATTTGTTGAAAATCCTCGAATTGTAAAATTTAGTATATGTTGGAATTCAGGAGAAAAAGATGATTTCAAAGAATTTGATaaagataatgaaaaaatagaattatttaattgCTCTAAGGtgaatgaacaaaatgaaagtaaCTCAAATGTAACCAATCAGTCTACTCAAgacaatatattaatttcgAACATTAACCATAATGAGAACAGCAACTATGCCAGTAGCAATACGAACAGCAATGACGGCTATGGAAATACAATTAGTAACAATGGTAATAACAACAgcattcaaaatatattttttcataacgatgttataaacaataattttaacgACAACAactttttaaagaataacCAACTACCAACCGATTTAGATAAATGCGAAATTTTTAACGCAAATATAAACGGAATTAGTAGAATTACtatagataataaaaacttaTAG
- a CDS encoding hypothetical protein (conserved Plasmodium protein) yields MGKSRANNVVKNKGKVKKDTKGKRLSNNCNKRERKKEKLKKACNTSSSESDIYFYNDIQRWKNNIKVPVWLKKPKDKESLYEFYKNIIRKLLRVKNKIRAYKIQESYLMDCLQKCMIDLNLNSTNAPNFMNYELYKNLINSHHDVNSSSQHVDSSLRIDTCFPNNNITEGGTTTHNNLVLHGCNTNVEKDLHCEDNICFSQSDGNEMDRGKDTTGGSANSGNSASSGNSGNSGNSGSSGSSGSSGSNGSNGSSSNSCNGNKSSRSFKKDDIHSCEINLVENLKMECKNNSIEKDIKYLLDMLKKVLLIKEDKKKKDDLMSKVFNKVIIPGGFFENNNFCPIFMSLLKLDLYNACNNNGEQLNSKLMNLIMMLNNFNEGAPQSTTSTKGQKEEQKEVAKNLAEGQKEEQKDVTKDIAIEGQKEEQKDKTTNHVLPVNSHKEDLNFLKSQCSLYKLSQYCIEKNVIVNNEIVSFDTVYIYYEKKDDTTTKWTEKLEETSNHKSYKSYNVKSFEGMLDISRKKHSSLCYLDNKAAILKNDGHECRDSGGVDEDEYDESVNEEADDGIDDENVNEEADDGIDDKDAYDEGENNECAIDGNSKNANWLKECENRSGILCSNDSKLVECPDKCNRNEIFSLSNDYSSKENNPTTHFNKLVDDKEVYEISSCNDEDQQTCEKEIHSYKNLSTYNKMEVNNTGTTSNNIFKNGNRMNKEQEGVNGRKNHLAYHNGGGNVTTSEYKVNKDNCKNGKSGGENVSIYNLQGKEEIHKGTNIDSSYVKNYDISVEEISDVFINNKNICTGQENSVLNIESNQLIRDDVQNSKLEYNEQGVYKKGAKKNVCRRKPCPSDMRRGGHLDEVIVSDLSLREQKISNGNKKKKYMCSDKFEGNYTPLTCSRGANNNSRSSSNDNMNCNVENENCSNEENKCYNVNTGESFTRCKGLYVISSNDDYGSFKSCEGSDCTNRSSGMNGSSGMNGSSGMNGSSGMNGSSGMNGSSGMNGSSGMNGSSGMNGSSGLNGSSGMNGSSGRSQSKNKMHDEKNCEHIVIDEKGSEGHPFEEGFTNRSEFINKYSFKNECKHEEKIAKAWPNTNHFCNTHYYDNLSAYNAKHTPKDLSNPETIILEKYDTLPYDVYIRNVNTNKDKIKKTTIKDTASLNKGCFKISAHINTSDKHNIECCSTISEGRNDKMYEEEKTNIKTYELDSNDSRKKDKSIYVFQNNEEMCRNRIDITNEEGKEVGGMKSETNEDEEEERKKDKKKGAMSILNIDINKAHNAVLEGLMEFFGLKNKRLSRKILINELIKIQNYLNEEKDKLAKENTIKEIALSSDEVELQKDNITQHMSSLNKFENENYFHCQKTNSVYTSKKCNIKDNRVNIDMLSFHNEKFYTHRKDDSYHNNCTYLNDDLLNREKDKLQEDYINHMRSKIKMMELKALFERIDEAITVDEVIYTSVMEEKKIEYSILKKHLIDCKLNVNREIVLSYCRDRNVEVHLKRRKNPDAINFDRKIIDYTRNKKKKKKKKARNSKGVNSNLEKLFALIKRRKCDIEADIDADIEADIEADIEAEIEADIEADIEADIEAEIEAEINNISVASVVDKNDEREKCPAKLKKSGDLTILESEINESNMMPEIPNYALKGNCDLSLNKKRDVSSIPKNNKEYWLYPSPQQFYNSLLRKNKDIDINYIDAVVNVHNEVNEESWKHILKYEHMHKKKCSHVTLQRFLGKFDDLTFKAKFRSFFSRLGRPFDRHDWYINRCGTEVKYILDYYNDETINDDKNIYIDVRPAMDSFSNIWDRVRYPFYEFYFKYIKKYELFR; encoded by the exons ATGGGTAAAAGTAGGGCGAACAACGTTGTGAAAAATAAGGGCAAAGTCAAAAAGGAcacaaaaggaaaaaggttAAGTAACAATTGTAATAAaagggaaagaaaaaaagaaaaattgaaaaaagcaTGCAATACTTCAAGTAGTGAGAGTgatatttacttttataatgATATTCAGAGATGgaaaaataacattaaagTACCAGTGTGGCTCAAAAAACCAAAAGATAAAGAATCgttatatgaattttataaaaatataataaggaAATTATTAagagttaaaaataaaataagagcATACAAAATACAAGAATCGTATCTAATGGATTGtttacaaaaatgtatgaTAGATTTAAATCTAAATTCAACAAACGCACCgaattttatgaattatgaattatataaaaatttaattaacaGTCATCATGATGTAAACTCTTCTTCACAGCATGTTGATAGTTCTCTTAGAATCGATACTTGTTTTccaaataataacataacaGAAGGTGGTACAACCACACATAATAACTTAGTATTACATGGTTGTAATACCAATGTCGAAAAAGATTTGCATTGTGAAGATAACATTTGTTTCAGCCAGTCTGATGGGAACGAAATGGACAGGGGGAAAGACACTACTGGTGGTAGCGCAAATAGTGGAAATAGCGCTAGTAGCGGTAATAGCGGCAATAGTGGCAATAGCGGCAGTAGCGGCAGTAGCGGAAGTAGTGGAAGTAATGGAAGTAATGGAAGCAGTAGCAATAGCTGCAATGGAAACAAAAGCTCTAGGAGCTTCAAAAAGGATGACATTCATTCATGTGAGATTAACCTTGTGGAAAACCTTAAAATGGAGTGcaaaaataattctataGAAAAGGATATAAAATACTTGTTAGATATGTTGAAGAAGGTtctattaataaaagaagacaaaaagaaaaaagacgATTTAATGAGTAAAGTTTTCAACAAAGTAATAATTCCTGGTggtttttttgaaaataataatttttgccCCATCTTTATGAGCTTGTTAAAACTAGATTTATACAATGCATGTAATAACAATGGAGAACAGTTAAATTCAAAACTGATGAATCTTATTATGATgttaaacaattttaatgAGGGTGCTCCTCAGTCAACTACATCTACGAAAGGGCAGAAAGAAGAACAGAAGGAGGTAGCAAAAAACCTAGCAGAAGGACAAAAAGAAGAACAGAAAGACGTAACAAAAGATATAGCAATAGAAGGACAGAAGGAAGAACAGAAAGACAAAACAACAAATCACGTATTGCCTGTCAATTCGCATAAGGaagatttaaattttttaaaaagtcaGTGTTCATTATATAAGTTATCTCAATACTGTATAGAGAAGAATGTAATAGTAAATAATGAGATAGTCTCATTTGATactgtttatatttactatgaaaaaaaagatgatacTACTACTAAATGGACCGAAAAATTAGAAGAAACAAGTAACCATAAAAGTTATAAGTCATATAATGTTAAGTCGTTTGAGGGAATGCTAGACATTTCGAGGAAGAAACATTCGTCACTGTGTTATCTTGATAATAAAGCTGCTATTCTGAAAAATGATGGTCATGAATGTAGAGACAGTGGAGGTGTAGATGAAGATGAATATGATGAAAGTGTAAATGAAGAAGCAGATGATGGTATAGATgatgaaaatgtaaatgaaGAAGCAGATGATGGTATAGATGATAAAGATGCATATGATGAAggtgaaaataatgaatgtgCAATTGATGGGAATTCCAAAAATGCTAATTGGCTAAAAGAATGTGAAAATAGGTCGGGTATCTTATGTTCAAATGATAGTAAACTGGTTGAATGCCCTGATAAATGTAATCGgaatgaaattttttctttgtccAATGATTATAGTTCTAAAGAGAATAATCCTACAACACATTTTAACAAACTAGTAGATGATAAAGAAGTATACGAAATTTCAAGTTGTAATGATGAGGATCAACAAACAtgtgaaaaagaaatacacTCTTATAAGAATTTAAGCACATATAACAAAATGGAGGTTAATAATACTGGAACAACATcgaacaatatttttaaaaatggaaacaGGATGAATAAAGAACAAGAAGGAGTTAATGGTCGAAAGAATCATCTGGCATATCATAACGGAGGTGGAAACGTAACTACAAGTGAGTACAAAGTTAATAAAGATAATtgcaaaaatggaaaaagtgGAGGAGAAAATGTGAGCATATATAATCTACAAGGAAAGGAAGAAATACATAAGGGTACAAACATTGACTCatcatatgtaaaaaattatgatatatcCGTAGAAGAAATTTCTGACGtgtttataaataacaaGAATATATGTACAGGTCAGGAGAACAGTGTGTTAAATATAGAAAGTAATCAATTAATTAGAGATGATGTACAGAACAGTAAACTAGAATACAATGAACAGGGTGTATACAAAAAGGGCGCCAAGAAAAATGTGTGTAGAAGAAAACCATGCCCAAGTGATATGCGAAGAGGAGGGCACCTTGATGAAGTCATTGTCTCAGATCTTTCCTTaagagaacaaaaaattagtaatggtaataaaaagaaaaaatatatgtgcagCGATAAGTTTGAGGGCAACTACACCCCATTAACGTGTAGTAGAGGTGCAAACAACAACAGCAGGAGCAGCAGTAATGACAACATGAATTGCAATgttgaaaatgaaaattgcTCAAATGAAGAAAACAAATGTTACAATGTAAATACGGGTGAAAGCTTTACTAGATGTAAAggattatatgttatttcaTCGAATGACGATTATGGAAGTTTCAAGTCGTGTGAAGGGAGTGATTGTACGAATAGAAGTAGTGGTATGAATGGAAGTAGTGGTATGAATGGAAGTAGTGGTATGAATGGAAGTAGTGGTATGAATGGAAGTAGTGGTATGAATGGAAGTAGTGGTATGAATGGAAGTAGTGGTATGAATGGAAGTAGTGGTATGAATGGAAGTAGTGGTTTGAATGGAAGTAGTGGTATGAATGGAAGTAGTGGTAGGAGTCaaagtaaaaacaaaatgcatgatgaaaaaaattgtgaGCACATTGTTATAGATGAAAAGGGAAGTGAAGGGCACCCCTTTGAGGAGGGTTTCACAAATAGAAGCGAGtttataaataagtataGCTTTAAAAATGAGTGTAAACATGAggaaaaaattgcaaaagcATGGCCAAACACTAATCATTTTTGTAATACACATTACTATGATAACTTAAGTGCTTATAATGCAAAACATACCCCTAAGGACTTATCAAATCCTGAAACTATAATTCTAGAAAAGTATGATACATTACCATATGATGTGTATATAAGGAATGTAAATACTAACAAggataagataaaaaaaacaactaTAAAGGATACTGCTAGTTTAAACAAAGGTTGTTTCAAAATAAGTGCACACATTAATACATCTGATAAACATAATATCGAATGTTGTTCTACTATATCAGAAGGTAGAAATGACAAAATGTATGAAGAGgagaaaacaaatataaaaacatatgaaCTAGATTCCAATGattcaagaaaaaaagataagagTATATACGTCTTTCAAAATAACGAAGAGATGTGCAGAAATAGGATTGATATCACAAACGAAGAAGGTAAAGAAGTGGGTGGAATGAAAAGCGAAACGAACGAGGACGAAGAagaagagagaaaaaaagacaaaaaaaaaggggcaATGtccattttaaatattgacATAAATAAAGCACATAATGCAGTACTAGAAGGATTGATGGAATTTTTTGGTCTTAAGAACAAAAGGCTGTCGAGAAAAATACTAATTAACGAACTGATAAAAATacagaattatttaaatgaagaaaaggaTAAATTAGCAAAAGAGAATACCATCAAGGAAATAGCTCTTTCTAGTGATGAAGTAGAATTACAGAAGGATAACATTACTCAACACATGTcttctttaaataaatttgaaaatgaaaattatttccaTTGCCAAAAAACAAATAGTGTATATACTAGCAAAAAATGCAATATTAAGGATAATAGGGTGAACATAGACATGCTAAGTTTTCATAACGAAAAATTTTACACACATAGAAAGGATGATTCCTATCATAATAATTGTACGTACTTAAATGATGATTTATTGAATAgggaaaaagataaattacAAGAGGATTACATAAATCATATgagaagcaaaataaaaatgatggaATTGAAAGCTCTCTTTGAACGAATAGACGAGGCTATTACTGTGGACGaagttatatatacaagtgtAATGGAGGAGAAGAAAATAGAATacagtattttaaaaaaacatctAATAGATTGCAAGTTGAATGTTAACAGGGAGATTGTCTTATCATACTGCAGGGATAGAAATGTTGAAGTTCACctgaaaaggagaaaaaatcCAGACG CAATCAATTTTGacagaaaaataattgattacactaggaataaaaaaaaaaaaaaaaaaaaaaaagcga GGAATAGTAAGGGTGTAAATAGTAACTTAGAAAAATTGTTTGCGTTAATTAAGCGGAGGAAATGTG ATATAGAAGCAGACATAGATGCAGATATAGAAGCAGACATAGAAGCAGACATAGAAGCAGAAATAGAAGCAGACATAGAAGCAGACATAGAAGCAGACATAGAAGCAGAAATAGAAGCAGAAATCAAC AATATAAGTGTTGCAAGTGTTGTAGACAAAAATGAcgaaagagaaaaatgtCCAGCAAAACTCAAAAAGTCAGGTGATTTGACAATTCTGGAAAGTG aaATTAATGAAAGTAATATGATGCCAGAAATACCAAACTATGCATTAAAAGGAAATTGTGATCtatcattaaataaaaagagggACGTTTCATCTATtcctaaaaataataaagaatattGGTTATATCCGTCACCTCAACAATTTTACAATTCCTTACTAAGAAAGAATAAGGACATtgatataaattacattGACGCTGTTGTCAATGTTCATAATGAAGTTAACGAGGAATCATGGAAGCACATACTAAAATATGAGCACATGCACAAAAA aaaatgTAGCCATGTGACCTTGCAACGATTTCTTGGAAAATTTGATGATTTAACGTTCAAGGCAAAATTTAGAAGTTTTTTTTCGAG ATTAGGACGCCCCTTCGATAGACATGACTGGTACATCAATCGGTGCGGCACTGAagtaaaatacattttagaCTACTATAACGACGAAACTATAAACGATGATAAgaat aTATATATTGATGTCAGGCCTGCAATGGACAGCTTTTCAAATATATGGGACCGGGTACGCTACCCgttttatgaattttattttaagtatataaaaaaatatgaattgtTCAGGTGA
- a CDS encoding splicing factor 3B subunit 6, whose product MSRRSIRLPAEVSRILYVRNLPYKISADELYDIFGKYGTVRQIRKGNAEGTKGTSFVIYDDIYDAKNALDHLSGFNVAGRYLVVLYYDPVKAQKKKELQEKLKNEKESS is encoded by the exons ATGTCCAGAAGAAGCATACGTTTACCTGCAGAGGTCAGCAGAATTCTTTATGTAAG AAATTTGCCATATAAAATATCAGCAGATGAACTATATGACATATTTGGGAAATATGGAACAGTCAGGCAAATAAGAAAAGGAAATGCTGAAGGAACAAAAGGAACGtcttttgttatatatgaTGATATTTACGATGCAAAAAATGCTTTGGATCATTTGTCGGGTTTTAATGTAGCAGGAAGATATTTGGTTGTTCTATATTATGACCCAGTGAAGgctcaaaaaaagaaagaactacaggaaaaactaaaaaatgaaaaagaatcCTCATAA